From the genome of Ferroacidibacillus organovorans, one region includes:
- a CDS encoding COX15/CtaA family protein: MCDGTLIPPLHGLVLVEYIHRLVAFLASLLIPVNAIRMWWVHRGDRLVRRLSILSFFFLATQVVLGALIVVLVLPGAFTTIDVGNSMVLLGVLAAMTAVGWREHRQLRTPDLEQDLATRASDAKPFRKPILWATATIFVQALIGGFFRHGGYSEALYGQNAYLLSHDQHYMPNLTVSILLLILHMAFTALVTGAVAWVVIVSAKQGKYRGLSIALVGLLFYQIVLGIITLQTKLSVMSDTLHFAGATAMVTLAAYFLSLVLLDLAAVRVKVREKREKALVAAHS; this comes from the coding sequence TTGTGCGACGGCACGCTCATTCCGCCGCTGCACGGTTTGGTACTCGTTGAGTACATTCACAGATTGGTCGCGTTTCTCGCCAGTTTGCTCATACCTGTCAATGCCATACGCATGTGGTGGGTTCACCGCGGCGACCGCCTTGTCCGTCGACTCTCGATCTTATCTTTCTTCTTCTTGGCGACGCAGGTGGTGCTTGGCGCGCTGATTGTCGTCCTCGTTTTGCCTGGTGCGTTTACGACGATTGATGTCGGAAACAGCATGGTTCTGTTAGGCGTTCTCGCCGCGATGACGGCGGTTGGGTGGCGTGAACACCGACAGCTCAGAACACCAGATCTCGAACAGGATTTGGCGACGCGGGCAAGCGATGCAAAGCCGTTTCGCAAGCCCATACTGTGGGCGACTGCAACGATATTTGTTCAGGCGTTGATTGGCGGCTTTTTTCGCCACGGCGGCTACAGTGAGGCTCTGTATGGGCAAAATGCCTACCTTTTGAGTCATGACCAGCACTACATGCCAAATCTTACCGTGTCGATTCTGTTGCTCATCTTGCACATGGCATTTACTGCGCTCGTGACGGGGGCAGTCGCGTGGGTTGTCATCGTGTCGGCAAAACAAGGAAAGTATCGCGGGCTGTCAATTGCATTGGTCGGACTTTTGTTCTATCAGATTGTGCTTGGCATCATCACGCTGCAAACAAAGTTGTCTGTCATGTCCGACACGCTGCACTTTGCAGGTGCGACGGCCATGGTGACGCTTGCCGCCTACTTTTTGTCGCTCGTCCTTCTCGATCTTGCGGCGGTGCGCGTAAAGGTTCGGGAAAAGAGAGAAAAGGCGCTCGTGGCAGCGCACTCTTGA
- a CDS encoding aminotransferase class I/II-fold pyridoxal phosphate-dependent enzyme — protein sequence MYRTETNLAQLGARRDASTGAIVSAVHRSTTYAHPRLGESTGFDYARTANPTRQALEDGIALLEEGARGFAFSSGMAAISCVMNLFGPGDHVIASNDLYGGTYRLFEQVLARYGVAVSYIDFAKEGALEQATTPQTKALFIETPTNPTMKITDLAACIAYANEHGMMTIVDNTFMTPYVQKPLTLGADIVLHSASKYLGGHNDLLAGLVVARTKELADRLYFYQNTIGAVLGPDDSYLLMRGMKTLGLRMQRHEENARELARFLEAHPLVERVYYPGLASHSGKAVQERQASGYGGMVSFDVIDERMVAPFLEHLQLIAFAESLGGVESLLTFPARQTHADIPEAIRSALGITNRLLRFSVGIEHADDLKTDLARALEAAGKAVRA from the coding sequence ATGTATCGCACCGAGACAAATCTCGCACAACTCGGCGCCCGTCGCGACGCCTCCACAGGAGCGATCGTTTCGGCCGTTCACCGCTCAACGACCTACGCCCATCCACGCCTTGGCGAGAGTACAGGGTTTGACTATGCGCGCACGGCGAACCCGACACGGCAGGCGCTTGAGGATGGAATCGCGCTGCTTGAAGAAGGCGCGCGCGGATTCGCGTTTTCGTCAGGGATGGCCGCGATTTCCTGCGTGATGAACCTGTTTGGACCGGGCGATCACGTGATTGCGTCAAACGACTTGTACGGCGGGACGTATCGGCTGTTTGAGCAGGTGCTCGCGCGCTATGGCGTCGCGGTCAGCTATATCGATTTTGCGAAAGAAGGGGCCTTAGAACAGGCGACGACGCCACAGACCAAAGCTCTTTTTATCGAGACGCCTACCAATCCGACCATGAAAATTACCGATCTCGCAGCGTGCATCGCATACGCGAACGAACATGGCATGATGACGATTGTCGACAACACGTTTATGACGCCGTACGTGCAAAAGCCGCTGACACTTGGCGCGGACATCGTGCTTCACTCCGCATCAAAATACCTCGGCGGTCACAATGACCTGTTGGCGGGGCTCGTCGTCGCGCGCACAAAAGAACTGGCGGATCGCCTCTACTTTTATCAGAACACGATCGGCGCCGTCTTAGGGCCTGACGATTCGTATCTGCTCATGCGCGGAATGAAGACGCTTGGCCTTCGCATGCAGCGGCACGAGGAAAACGCGCGAGAACTCGCCCGCTTTTTGGAGGCGCATCCGCTGGTTGAGCGCGTCTACTACCCGGGGCTTGCGTCACATTCAGGCAAAGCCGTGCAGGAGCGGCAAGCGTCCGGGTACGGCGGGATGGTCTCCTTTGATGTGATCGACGAGCGGATGGTGGCGCCCTTTCTCGAACATTTGCAGTTGATCGCGTTTGCCGAGAGTCTCGGCGGCGTGGAGTCGCTGCTCACGTTCCCGGCCCGGCAGACGCACGCAGACATCCCTGAAGCGATCCGCAGCGCCCTTGGCATCACCAATCGCTTGCTGCGTTTTTCCGTCGGCATCGAGCATGCGGATGACTTGAAGACCGACCTCGCGCGGGCGCTTGAGGCGGCAGGCAAGGCGGTGCGCGCGTGA
- a CDS encoding MBL fold metallo-hydrolase produces the protein MAITTITLRDMAERMTRGETFSVLDVRSRNVYQNWMIKGRSLAAVDVPYYDFQADEVNDQLLPARTCVIFLTLHDSAAQNVADRLVEKGYEVSTLLDGYTAWDEFVVESTLLVNAQVKLVQFHRLATGCLSYAFVSAHQVAVIDPIRFIEPYLAFAERENSKIETVIDTHVHTDHISGAQALLGVTRAAYLMAHREVHQTALPVTRLKRGTLRFGALDARVITLDTEGNAPGHSLLVLDRFGIFTGDALVVGEVGIPDLPGVAQEWAEKTTNTILRELQAYPDDMLIWPGHFSDVQEVSKNGMIGTTLGQIRSGARRLSVSNVLSFADHPRDFVSQLHPNSDEIMRINTGQIALEAHDAKALEREIRL, from the coding sequence ATGGCGATTACGACAATAACGCTGCGCGACATGGCAGAACGGATGACGCGCGGGGAGACATTCAGCGTGCTTGATGTGCGTTCGCGCAATGTGTACCAAAACTGGATGATTAAAGGAAGATCGCTGGCCGCCGTTGATGTGCCGTATTACGACTTTCAGGCCGATGAGGTCAATGATCAGCTCTTGCCTGCCCGCACTTGTGTGATCTTTTTGACGCTGCACGATTCTGCCGCGCAAAACGTTGCGGATCGACTTGTGGAAAAGGGCTATGAAGTGAGCACCCTTTTGGACGGCTATACAGCGTGGGATGAGTTTGTCGTGGAATCGACACTGCTGGTAAACGCGCAGGTCAAACTCGTTCAGTTTCATCGGTTGGCAACAGGGTGTCTCTCTTACGCGTTTGTGTCGGCGCACCAGGTGGCGGTGATTGACCCGATTCGCTTTATTGAACCGTATCTCGCTTTTGCCGAGCGCGAGAACAGTAAAATCGAGACGGTCATCGACACGCACGTTCACACCGATCACATCTCGGGTGCGCAGGCCCTGCTTGGGGTGACGCGAGCCGCCTATCTGATGGCTCATCGCGAGGTTCACCAAACGGCTCTTCCTGTCACGCGGCTCAAGCGAGGAACCCTGCGGTTTGGCGCGCTTGACGCGCGGGTGATTACACTTGACACGGAAGGAAACGCGCCGGGACACTCGCTGCTGGTCCTTGATCGCTTCGGAATTTTTACGGGGGATGCGTTGGTCGTCGGTGAAGTGGGAATTCCTGATCTGCCCGGCGTTGCGCAAGAGTGGGCGGAAAAAACGACCAACACGATTTTGCGCGAGCTTCAGGCGTATCCCGACGATATGCTGATTTGGCCGGGTCATTTCTCAGATGTGCAAGAGGTTTCTAAAAATGGGATGATAGGTACTACCCTCGGACAAATCCGCTCGGGCGCGCGCCGATTGAGCGTGTCTAATGTGCTCTCGTTTGCCGATCACCCGCGAGACTTTGTGTCGCAGCTTCACCCGAATTCGGATGAAATCATGCGTATCAACACAGGGCAGATCGCACTTGAGGCGCATGACGCCAAGGCGCTTGAGCGGGAGATCCGCCTGTGA
- a CDS encoding DUF423 domain-containing protein yields MNFVGLGALFLFLAVALGAFGAHALRARLEPSQLAVYQTGIQYHLIHGLAILGVGVIAFAHKAPGTPSLLGTSGVLFAVGILLFSGSLYLLAVTGVRKLGAITPFGGLFFLAGWITLLIASFSL; encoded by the coding sequence TTGAACTTTGTCGGACTCGGGGCGCTGTTTCTCTTTTTGGCCGTCGCACTCGGGGCATTTGGGGCGCACGCGCTGCGCGCGCGGCTTGAGCCCTCACAGCTCGCGGTCTATCAGACGGGGATCCAGTATCATTTGATTCATGGGCTGGCGATTCTTGGCGTCGGGGTGATCGCATTTGCGCACAAAGCCCCAGGCACGCCGTCGCTGTTGGGCACATCGGGTGTCCTCTTTGCAGTCGGAATCCTTCTTTTTTCCGGGAGCCTGTATCTGCTTGCCGTCACCGGAGTGCGCAAGCTTGGCGCAATCACGCCGTTTGGCGGCCTGTTTTTTCTGGCAGGCTGGATCACCTTGTTGATCGCTTCATTCTCACTTTAA
- a CDS encoding amidase family protein yields the protein MSIESLQHEMQQKRLTSFELVAAFAKRVAEHDQEGIGVNAVAEWNPDAFAIAAALDGERQRTGVRGPLHGIPILIKDNLDTADHMHTSAGSLALSESYAAEDAEVARRLRAAGAVLLGKTKMTEWANFMAEGMPSGYSSRGGQVKNPYGPGEFDVGGSSSGSGAAIAAGFAVAAIGTETSGSILSPSSENMLVGIKPTVGLVSRYGIIPISHSQDTAGSMAKTVADAALLLQAIAGCDLRDPATGAAGAVPDYRSCLLERGLEGVRLGVPRSGYYEHLGADQLAVMEQAMDDLRRLGAVIVDPIELSAKRENGYEVLLYEFKSALNSYLRKVDARLPVHSLKELIEFNDADKERMLRYGQAILLASEETSGSLTDPAYLNARLRDLRYAREEGIDRALREHSLDALLFPANYGAAIAAKAGYPSVTVPGGKLENGCPFGVTFTSTAFTEAQLIRMAYAYEQGTMHRVAPDLA from the coding sequence ATGTCGATTGAATCGCTGCAACACGAGATGCAGCAAAAGCGTCTCACATCGTTTGAACTCGTCGCCGCATTCGCAAAGCGGGTGGCAGAGCATGATCAAGAGGGCATTGGCGTAAACGCTGTGGCGGAGTGGAACCCAGACGCATTTGCGATCGCGGCGGCACTTGACGGCGAACGTCAGCGGACAGGGGTGCGCGGCCCGCTTCACGGCATTCCGATTCTCATAAAAGACAACCTGGATACGGCGGATCACATGCATACAAGTGCAGGCTCCCTTGCGCTGTCGGAGTCATACGCGGCAGAAGACGCTGAGGTCGCGCGCCGCCTGCGCGCGGCAGGCGCTGTCCTGCTTGGCAAAACAAAAATGACTGAGTGGGCGAACTTTATGGCAGAAGGGATGCCAAGCGGTTACAGCTCGCGTGGTGGACAGGTAAAAAATCCGTACGGTCCGGGCGAGTTTGACGTCGGCGGTTCGAGTTCCGGTTCTGGCGCGGCGATTGCGGCAGGCTTTGCGGTGGCAGCGATAGGCACAGAGACGTCAGGCTCGATCTTGAGCCCTTCCTCGGAAAATATGCTCGTCGGGATCAAACCAACCGTAGGGCTCGTGAGTCGCTACGGCATCATTCCCATATCGCACAGTCAGGATACGGCAGGCTCCATGGCAAAGACGGTGGCAGACGCTGCACTGCTCTTGCAAGCAATCGCAGGGTGTGATCTGCGCGACCCGGCGACAGGTGCGGCGGGCGCGGTGCCCGATTATCGTTCGTGTCTTTTGGAACGCGGACTTGAAGGGGTGCGTCTTGGCGTGCCGCGCTCTGGATATTACGAGCATTTGGGCGCAGATCAATTGGCCGTCATGGAGCAGGCCATGGATGACCTGCGTCGGCTTGGCGCGGTGATTGTCGATCCTATTGAACTTAGCGCAAAGCGCGAGAACGGATACGAGGTGCTGCTGTACGAGTTTAAGTCTGCACTCAACAGCTACCTGCGCAAGGTGGACGCGCGCCTTCCAGTGCACAGCCTCAAGGAATTGATCGAATTTAACGACGCTGACAAAGAGCGCATGCTGCGCTACGGGCAGGCGATCCTGCTCGCCAGTGAAGAGACGTCCGGGAGTCTGACAGATCCGGCCTATCTGAACGCCCGCCTACGCGATTTGCGCTATGCGCGAGAAGAGGGGATCGATCGCGCGCTGCGCGAACATTCACTCGATGCGCTTTTATTTCCTGCAAACTATGGCGCGGCAATCGCAGCAAAGGCGGGTTACCCTTCCGTCACGGTGCCGGGAGGAAAACTTGAAAACGGCTGCCCTTTTGGCGTGACCTTTACGTCGACCGCGTTCACGGAAGCGCAGTTGATCCGCATGGCGTATGCGTACGAACAGGGTACGATGCATCGCGTCGCGCCTGATCTCGCGTGA
- a CDS encoding lipoyl protein ligase domain-containing protein, translating to MSEREKAARKEKMVSAVSSRTLMFHVTHHEKGSHGLTELIRQEALARVVSRVQMPLFHIWQRPATVLLGSRERALPFLQRGIDVLRAIGYETVVRPFGGLAVPLDLGVLNLTYMIPGDLSIDEAFRAMAELLCNFFSPLAIEVGEVPHAYCPGRYDLHIGGVKVAGLAQRRLRGVVQVSAALNVTPTAVARAALIRSFYEHAASGSEVWVPDILDEAVGELLSFGYEPASSTERLIAHIKQRLELDRTLVDVIEPTCDEEVDALRRLAP from the coding sequence ATGAGCGAGAGAGAAAAAGCTGCGCGAAAAGAAAAAATGGTTTCTGCGGTTTCGTCGCGCACGCTGATGTTTCACGTCACGCACCATGAGAAAGGTTCTCACGGATTGACAGAACTGATTCGACAAGAGGCGTTGGCGCGCGTTGTGAGTCGCGTGCAAATGCCTCTTTTTCACATCTGGCAGCGCCCTGCCACGGTGCTGCTTGGCAGCCGGGAGCGCGCGCTGCCTTTTTTGCAAAGGGGGATCGACGTTTTGCGCGCGATTGGCTATGAGACGGTTGTGCGTCCGTTTGGCGGATTGGCCGTGCCGCTTGATCTTGGCGTGCTCAATCTGACGTATATGATCCCAGGGGATCTTTCGATTGACGAAGCATTTCGCGCCATGGCAGAACTGCTTTGTAATTTTTTCTCTCCGCTCGCCATAGAAGTGGGAGAAGTTCCACACGCCTATTGCCCGGGCCGCTATGACCTGCACATCGGTGGCGTAAAGGTCGCGGGACTTGCACAGCGGCGTTTGCGCGGTGTCGTGCAGGTCAGCGCCGCACTCAACGTGACTCCTACGGCTGTGGCCCGTGCGGCACTCATTCGATCGTTTTATGAGCATGCAGCCTCCGGAAGTGAGGTTTGGGTTCCGGATATTTTGGATGAGGCGGTGGGGGAACTGCTGTCTTTTGGATATGAACCGGCTTCTTCGACAGAGCGTTTGATCGCGCACATCAAGCAGAGGCTTGAGCTTGATCGCACGCTGGTTGACGTGATTGAACCTACCTGTGACGAAGAAGTTGACGCGCTGCGGCGATTGGCTCCTTGA
- a CDS encoding trans-sulfuration enzyme family protein translates to MKPDTQFLHTGNEIDPLYGASSVPIYQASTFHQGFDDEVLYDYARSGNPTRAALESIIATLEGGVRGFAFSSGMAAITAALLILPAGSHVIACEDLYGGTFRALTRVFSRLGIETTFVDATDPQNIARALRPNTHAVYLETPSNPTMRIIDIRACASIAKDAGALTMVDNTFMTPYFQKPHELGADIVLHSATKFLGGHSDVVAGVATVNSDALAKEMYLIQNGFGAILGPQDCFLVMRGIKTLGVRMRQSEATAIQMAAFLKEQPQVHTVYYPGLKEHEGHAIHARQATGPGALLSFALRDEETVRAFVTRLKLPLFAVSLGAVESILSYPIRMSHAAMPELERQKRGITAGLLRLSVGLEDAGDLIEDFRQAFAGL, encoded by the coding sequence ATGAAACCGGACACGCAGTTTTTGCACACAGGAAACGAGATCGACCCACTGTATGGCGCGTCAAGTGTACCCATTTATCAGGCGTCCACGTTTCATCAGGGGTTTGACGATGAGGTTCTCTACGACTATGCGCGCTCGGGCAACCCGACGCGCGCGGCGCTTGAGAGCATCATCGCGACGCTTGAAGGAGGTGTGCGCGGTTTTGCCTTTTCGTCGGGAATGGCTGCGATCACGGCCGCGCTTTTGATTCTTCCAGCGGGCAGTCACGTCATCGCGTGCGAAGATCTCTACGGCGGCACGTTTCGCGCATTGACACGCGTGTTTTCGCGCCTTGGCATCGAGACGACGTTTGTCGATGCGACGGATCCGCAAAACATCGCACGCGCGCTTCGGCCAAACACCCATGCGGTGTATCTTGAAACACCTTCGAACCCGACCATGCGAATCATTGACATAAGGGCCTGCGCGTCGATTGCCAAAGACGCCGGCGCTTTGACGATGGTCGATAACACCTTTATGACACCGTATTTCCAAAAACCGCACGAACTGGGCGCAGACATTGTTTTGCACTCTGCGACGAAATTTCTCGGCGGCCACTCGGATGTGGTCGCAGGTGTGGCGACGGTGAATTCGGACGCGCTCGCAAAGGAGATGTACCTGATCCAAAACGGGTTTGGCGCGATCCTCGGGCCGCAAGACTGTTTTCTCGTCATGCGCGGGATCAAGACACTTGGCGTGCGCATGCGGCAGAGCGAGGCGACGGCGATCCAGATGGCCGCGTTTTTGAAGGAACAGCCGCAGGTGCACACCGTCTATTACCCAGGGTTAAAAGAGCACGAGGGACACGCGATTCACGCCCGGCAAGCGACGGGGCCAGGGGCGCTGCTCTCTTTTGCGCTGCGCGATGAAGAGACGGTGCGCGCGTTTGTCACACGCCTGAAATTGCCGCTTTTTGCCGTGAGTCTTGGCGCGGTAGAGAGCATTCTCTCTTATCCGATCCGCATGTCGCACGCCGCGATGCCAGAGCTAGAGCGCCAAAAGCGGGGAATTACCGCGGGCCTTTTGCGCTTGTCCGTGGGACTGGAGGATGCAGGGGATCTGATCGAGGACTTCCGCCAAGCGTTCGCGGGTCTTTGA